A region from the Pseudonocardia petroleophila genome encodes:
- a CDS encoding IS481 family transposase, translating into MTVVEQRYRAVLAVQRGETKTDVAALVGVSRQSVHSWCVRYAVHGLAGLVDRSHRPDSCPHQTSPEMEAWVCEIRREHPGWGAHRIVHELARLAGSGVVVPSRNSVHRILVRNGLVDPRRRKRRREDYLRWERATPMALWQLDIVGGVMLVDGTECKIVTGVDDHSRFNVIASVVARATGRAVCLAFIEAMRRYGIPDEVLTDNGKQFTDRFGKGGEVLFDRICRDNGITHRLTQPASPTTTGKVERFHQTLRREWLDHAGPFESVLAAQAALDTWITAYNLDRPHRSLDMAYPVDRFTAGQDHQAGTEELLPLRVPPILEPDPRPVAPAPAAPPVRPVEVGAPREDGDAPPAGAVYRGGAVEFERVVPASGNLGVAGKQFWLGPVRAGVTVTFWADHELIHLSIAGARIKTVRSHLSANDLAALAAGGGRPAGASPLPPTEPDGTALEVDRTVSKDGLISLGQRSILAAEILAGRRVTVRIEEHTLMFFNPDTRELLRTRPNPLTYEQARKLRGARPAGAPPRPAVEPITVQRRASNSGVIMVVGQKLALGRAHAHTVVTAHVAEHTITVDFIDGGRRTFRRTTDQPVRSWKAQKPRNPSVS; encoded by the coding sequence ATGACCGTTGTCGAGCAGCGCTACCGCGCCGTGCTCGCTGTGCAGCGCGGTGAGACGAAGACCGACGTGGCCGCCCTGGTCGGGGTGTCGCGCCAGTCGGTGCACTCCTGGTGTGTCCGGTATGCCGTGCACGGGCTGGCCGGTCTGGTCGACCGTTCGCACCGCCCGGACTCGTGCCCGCACCAGACCTCGCCGGAGATGGAGGCGTGGGTGTGCGAGATCCGCCGGGAGCATCCCGGGTGGGGCGCGCACCGCATCGTCCACGAACTCGCCCGGCTCGCCGGGTCGGGTGTGGTGGTGCCGTCGCGGAACTCGGTGCACCGGATCCTGGTCCGCAACGGGCTGGTCGACCCGCGCCGGCGAAAACGGCGCCGGGAGGACTACCTGCGGTGGGAACGCGCCACGCCGATGGCGTTGTGGCAGCTCGACATCGTCGGCGGCGTCATGTTGGTCGACGGCACCGAATGCAAGATCGTGACCGGGGTCGATGACCACTCCCGGTTCAACGTGATCGCCTCGGTCGTGGCCCGGGCGACCGGACGCGCGGTCTGCCTCGCGTTCATCGAGGCGATGCGCCGCTACGGCATCCCCGATGAGGTCCTGACCGACAACGGCAAACAGTTCACCGACCGCTTCGGGAAAGGCGGAGAGGTGTTGTTCGACCGGATCTGCCGCGACAACGGCATCACCCACCGGCTCACCCAGCCCGCGTCACCGACCACGACGGGGAAGGTGGAGCGGTTCCACCAGACGCTGCGCCGGGAATGGCTTGACCACGCCGGTCCGTTCGAATCGGTGCTGGCCGCGCAGGCGGCGTTGGACACCTGGATCACCGCTTACAACCTCGACCGGCCGCACCGTTCCCTGGACATGGCCTACCCAGTCGACCGGTTCACCGCAGGTCAGGACCATCAAGCCGGGACAGAGGAGCTGCTACCGCTGCGGGTCCCGCCGATTCTCGAGCCCGACCCCAGACCGGTCGCACCCGCTCCCGCCGCGCCACCGGTCCGACCGGTCGAAGTCGGCGCGCCACGCGAGGACGGTGACGCCCCACCCGCCGGCGCGGTCTATCGGGGTGGGGCGGTGGAGTTCGAACGGGTCGTCCCGGCCTCGGGGAATCTCGGGGTCGCGGGCAAGCAGTTCTGGCTGGGCCCGGTCCGCGCCGGGGTCACGGTCACCTTCTGGGCCGACCACGAACTGATCCACCTCAGCATCGCCGGGGCGCGGATCAAGACCGTCCGCTCCCACCTCTCAGCTAATGACCTCGCCGCGCTCGCCGCGGGCGGCGGCCGCCCGGCCGGGGCATCCCCACTCCCGCCGACCGAGCCGGACGGCACCGCTCTGGAGGTCGACCGCACCGTCAGCAAGGACGGACTCATCTCCTTGGGGCAGCGGTCCATCCTGGCCGCGGAGATCCTCGCCGGACGCCGAGTCACCGTCCGGATCGAGGAGCACACGCTGATGTTCTTCAACCCCGACACCCGCGAGCTGCTCCGAACCCGACCCAACCCACTCACCTACGAACAGGCCCGCAAGCTGCGCGGGGCCCGACCCGCCGGCGCACCGCCCCGGCCCGCGGTCGAGCCGATCACCGTCCAGCGTCGGGCCTCCAACAGCGGCGTGATCATGGTCGTCGG